The Neoarius graeffei isolate fNeoGra1 chromosome 1, fNeoGra1.pri, whole genome shotgun sequence region catagacacagacaaccattcacattcacacctatggtcaatttcgagtcaccagttaacctaacctgcatgtctttggactgtgggggaaaccggagcacccggaggaaacccatgcggacatggggagaacatgcaaactccgcacagaaaggccctcgctggccccggggctcaaacccggaccttcttgctgtgaggcgacagcactaaccactataccaccgtgccgccaaaatttATTCATATCCTTCAAAAAGATAACAATTCTTATGGCAAAACAGAAAATAAGACTATATTGAAATAATATTTCAGTATCAATAAACATATGTCAAAAAGAAAAGTTGCCCAGATGGTACAAGAGGTTGGAGGTATTTATAAATGCAAACGGTGGTCATTTTCATATTTAATTTCTATATATTTTTAAGTGAACTGTATTGTTCATTTATATCACATTCAGAAAGGGAGATGCAAACTTTTGAAAACAACCTATATAATTTTTTCAATTACTGTCTTAACATGCactgttttattatttttgttcGTTCATTCATCAGGGACTTTGGAGGTGTAAGGTAACAATGCTGACTGCTGCGCCACTGTGTCACCCCATAATTTTTGCTCCTTGTGATGATTAAGTAAGAGTCTAATTACCGCGCCcgcgacggagtaagcggggcgaggtattgtaatcagtgcggtttgtttgtttgtgtgtttgtctgttaacaatctagtgtctagacggttgcaccgattgacttcaaattttgagggtaggtgggcaattatccgtagattacctgattaaattttgggggtaatcaggtcaaggtgaaggtcaagatcactggaaaggtcaatctttcggtcaaaataacatattttccattgtaactcaaaaacggttgccaatagacaaatgtttactattatgagcatataggaactcccatatggcctttcatttggcaccatactctttgaccttgagtgaccttgaaaggtcaaactcaaggtcacagattttcagaggactgtaacgaaaacggttgatggaagaccgatatttaccattatcaacttataggaagtgccatatgggctttcatttggcaccatgacctttgaccttgaatgactttgaaatgtcaaactcaaggtcatggattttcatcggactataacctgacagctgatgattgagaaatattaccattatcaacatataggtataaaataagtgctgcagggtgaggtttgttttgcctggcaacacttgtttaactATAGATTAAAATTCTTTgctttgaccatggcatggtggttggtGCCAGATGAGCTGGTTTGTGTATTTAAAAAATGGTTAATCTCctctgattttcacacacaacagtgtctagaatttacacagaatgatgcaaaaaaaaaaaaaaaatccagagaaGGCAGTTCTGTGGTAAATGAACTtttcaaacaccttgttgatgagggaCGTCAGAGGCGAATAGTCAGACATGATAcatgctgacaggaaggctacggtAACTCAAATACTCACCCTTTACTACAatactgagcagaaaagcatcttagaaTACACAATATGATGAGCCATGATGTGGATGGGTTTCAAAAGCAAAAGGCCACAGTGGCTGTCAGCCAACAACAGGATTCTGAGGCAACAGTGGGCACAGGCTTAACAAAACCGAAGACTGGAAAAATGTCACCAGCTCTTTTTCTAATCGTCACATGCCCAGTTTCTGTGCAAAACTAAAGAGCTGGTCCATGCTTCCATGCCTTCTGAAAGATAacaattagttaaaaaaaaatcttccatgCTTACTTTTGCACTTTGCTAAATTCAGCATGATCTTGTGTTAGCTATTATAATAGCTTATAGTTGTTTTGCTCCTCATAGCTGAACAGATATCTGAAATCAAATTATAATATATTAATCCACTTGAAGTTTTGAAACTCAAATGAACAGTTTGGAAACTCTGCATTCAATCCTCTGTCATGCTCAGGAAAAACTCAGCATTAAAATAAATGTTAGTCAAAATAACTTTTACatcaacaggttttttttttttttttacaatacatcTACCTGAGGggcgggcacggtggtgtagtgattagcgctgtcgcctcacagaaagaaggtccaggtttgagccccgtggccggtgagggcctttctgtgtggagtttgcatgttctccctgtgtccacgtgggtttcctccgggtgctccggtttcccccacagtccaaagacatgcaggttaggttaactggtgactctaaattgagcgtaggtgtgaatgtgagtgtgaatggttgtctgtgtctatgtgtcagccctgtgatggcctggcgacttgtccagggtgtaccccgcctttcacccgtagtcagctgggataggctccagcttgcctgcgaccctgtagaacaggataaagcggctagagataatgagatgaatgatgaGACATCTACCTGAGTACTGTGGTATTAACTACTACTTAGTGTCTTTAATATTATATTTCACAGAAGAAGGTGAGATGGAGAGTATTACCGCTAATGCCCTCAACACAGGGGGTGAAACAGGAGCACTAATGGAGGTCAAGTTTCAGAAAAAACCCGATCAAACCCAGAAGTACCTGGAGGCAGAACCAAAAGCTTTAGGGGTGTGTAGATTAAACCAAACACTGATATTTTCACCACTTTCTAAAACAACTGTTTCCTCACAAAACAGCTGCAATGTTTCTGTGATTCTCTTCTTCACAGGTAACACAGATTATGCTGAGTCTCTACATCATGGGTACCATATTTTGCCATCTGAACACTGATGTTgacctcacactcacactcatcctCAATCCTATCTGTTCTTCAGCTGTAAGCATTAagcctttacatttttttttaaataattttaaatctCGTGCAGTCTTTGATGGTATGTGTTTGTTTTTCATACTGCAGAACATAATAGCTGGTAGTGTGGCAATAGCAGCACAGAATCTTGACCTTACTACAgtaagaaaaataaaaatgctgattTTCAACTGCCATACATCTTATTACACAGTTTTAATGATTACATATTATACAGGAATGTCATATCAACAAATGTGTCTCTTGTTCTCTGACAGCTAAAGGCCTGCTTAGGGATGCAGCTTGTGGCATGTGTGATGTCAGTGATCAGCTTTTTGAACAGCTTGGGTAACGCTGAGGGTTATGATGTCTTTCACATCTGCTGGGAGAGCTACTTAAATGGCACATCACAAACAGACATGTGTGAGAGGCTGTTGGTAAGGCAGTTTTTAGAGCTCTGGTCCATAAACAGAAATTTCAGGCTACAGCAGTACAGGTTCACCAAAACTAGGCAACATTTCCTCATCTTTTTCCAATCTTCGTTTGTCTGATTTTGGTAAACCCGTGTTGCTGTATGCCTCACATTCATGTCCTTGGCTGGCAGgaatggaacctgatgtggtctactGGTGTTGTGAGCCCATCCACATCAAGCTTCTTTTTGTGGTGTGCATTTTGATGTAAAGATTGGTTCTTTGAGTTACCTTAGCTTTCCTGTcacctcaaaccagtctggccattctcttctGAGGTCTCTTATCTACAAGGTGTTTCTGactgcagaactgctgctcattggattttttttgtttgtttggtttgacGCCACTCTGTGTT contains the following coding sequences:
- the LOC132894494 gene encoding uncharacterized protein LOC132894494; translated protein: MAEEGEMESITANALNTGGETGALMEVKFQKKPDQTQKYLEAEPKALGVTQIMLSLYIMGTIFCHLNTDVDLTLTLILNPICSSANIIAGSVAIAAQNLDLTTLKACLGMQLVACVMSVISFLNSLGNAEGYDVFHICWESYLNGTSQTDMCERLLAIYQPLNGTECLMQVTQIALSATLAAFCCKVIQCCSPRTSVPVVVVNAPPGPQ